GCAGTCATCGATGTAATTTTCCATCTTGGGATTTCTCATGCTAGTGATAACATGTACAACATGATAGCAAGGCAAACCAGTTACTTGCCACTGCCTACAAGTGCATGTTCTGTTGGTGAGATCTAGCGCATGCCTCCATGGTTGCAGGTCCTTATCAACACCTTGAACCTCAGCTAAAAGCGCAACATTGTCCTGACCTCGGTTGGAAAATCTGTGGACATATGGCAATCCACGGCTCTTAGCATTTGCAGCCTTGATAGCACTAGGAAGAATTTTCCCACGCATCTTATAAGCAACTCTCCTTCTCAATTCCATTTTCTCCATTATCATCTGCCTTATTCTATCGAAAAGAAGAATGACTGGAAGGGACTTTTCCTCTCTAATCCAAGAATTGAAGGATTCAACAATATTATTGGTCACATAGTCTACTTTGCTAGTTTCTGAGAATTGGTACCTTTTCCACAGGTGTTTGTGGCTGTCCTCCAACCACTGTTTTCTAGAAGACTCATGCTCACTATGAGCTGATTCGTGTTCACTGTCAGTAGGCTGCTGCTGTGGCTTGTCAGTTGGATTAGGAGCGGCTGTTAGTTGTGGCATACAAGCAGGTGTACTGTTATTCCCTTTGGGAACAACAGAAGCCATAATAGGAAGCCTCCTTTCATCCCAGTACATATCTATCGCAGTCAATAACAAAGCATCATGCTTGATTTCTGCAAAAGTATGGCTAATTTTATCCCAGAAAGTGATCAACAACTTCTGATCGAGTCCATGTTTTATGTCTTGATGAAGTTCTTCACTGAAATCCTTGAAAGGAACACAATCTCTGTCTACAATTTTCAGTTCACCCTAGTTGGATGCCAAATTTGTGTCCCATTGTCACCAAATTCAGCATACGCGCACACCCGAACAACAATTCTAGTAGTTGAACTACTGTCCATCCTATGAAAGTTAGTAGTGACATGAATTAGAGAGTCTACTATTGCTAATTGAGAACTGAGCTAGGGGATAAAGGAGAAAGGGGATTACCCGTCAGGCACCCAGGAAAGAGCAGCGTCCATGGCTCCCGCCGTCGAGCTCGAGGGCGCTGGTGAAGGACCCGGAATCCTCATGGGGCAGAGCACCTTGCCACGCAGGTCTCCATTGgggcaggcagcagcaggaagGGCAGGGGCAGGCGACGGCGGGAGGGCCAGCAGGGGCAGGCGACGGCGGGATGGAGGGCAGGCAGGGGCCAGTGACGGCGGGAGGGCGAGCAGCGGAGGGGCGACGACTCGACGGCGGCAGGCCCTGCGCCCGAGCTAGGGATTTGGTTGGGCTCAAGCTTGGGGAACTCACAGCGCTAGGGAGAAAAAACACGAGAGAGGCAATAAGAGAATGGGGGCAAGACAGTAATTTCACAAGACTTTCCGTTTTTGGACCGACGGTGTGTTTCAGTAAATGGCCAGagaattgtaatggtaccCAGCAAATCCACGATCGGGTGGTGTGTTTGGACAAAGACCACGAAATAACGGTGTCCCCTGGCCAGTTCCCCCTATGATTAATTATAGAATAGCTTGCTGGGATTTTTGGTGTCTTCCAAAACATTATATTTTATTATATAAATAGTTGATTAGCATTGTGGAATGTTTTACAATGTGGAATGTACATACTCTTGGCTTATTGACTTGTTATACCTGAGGAAATTTACTCAAGGTTGTTGGTAACAATTGCTCCGGAAATAACAGTGAGTGTACTGTTTATTTACTCTAATTGCTCTAATTCACATCTACTATATTGTTGTTTTGCCAATCTAAGTTGTTTGAATTGTGATCAATGCAACTAAACTGTCGGAGTAGTACATTACTAGCTTGTTTTTCATGAAGTGTTGATGACATTATTTCATGTTTCAGGACTTAATACCAAGACAAAGACGACTTTCTCATGAGAACACTGATGCTAATCGTGTTAAGGACATTGTCTTAGGCCACCATAGCAACATAATGCCTAGGTTTGTGGTGTCTAGAtccataatttttttcttcgaaGGAATAACTTTTAGAGATTTATCATGTGGTATCGAATTTTTTTGTGTAGGCATCGAAAGCTCTTAACTGATATAGCTTCACTGATTCCGCACATGCCCGATATTGAAATTAATGATGATAGAtccacctttttggaaagggTTACCTCTTCCTGCGTCATTTATATGGAGGTGAATATTTATACTAATTCATTTTCTTCCCTAACTTATCCAATGCATGTTCTTATGTTTTCAATGTATACTAGTGGGTTGAACTGGAGGAgtgtgtgtatatgtggaTCGGTGATAAAGAAAAAGTTTTTAAGATTGAACTCCTTgcaggtaaaaaaaatatctgaaaattaaattttgttttctatttTATATATGGATAATCTCTGTATATTCATTGTTTGCTTTTCTGCAACATTTACAGTGTTTGAGTCAAGATCAAAAGTTGTAGCCTGCAAAAATCCTCTCTTATCCTTTTCTTGTGGGTTTGATGATGTTGAATATTGGAATGACTTTTAAACATATCTTAGAAGAGGTATGTGATAACCAAACTCTAATGTTATATGCTTAACTTATTTTGTTGATATTGCATCTAATAACATATATTCTCTAGATTTTTGGATTGTCCCAAGATAAAAGCATTGCACCAGATTGTGTTTATGCATTAACAAGATTGGGCAAGACTCTGCATTTTGAGATATATCAGGTATCATATTTACAATTTCATTATAAATATTGTCAACCAGCTAGTAATTAGCTTATTTCTATTACAAATCTAACAATTGATGACTACTATGGTGATAAAACATCACATGAGAGCTATTAATTATTGCAGACTATGAACATGAATGAAGCCACCTAAAATTGCTGGCAAAAACTATATTAAAGACAATCAAATGTTTAGCTTTGTGTCTAAAGAAAGATTTGGTGATACGGGAGGTTCCCGGGGTGCCCGATATTCACAGTAGTAAAGATAACTTGCCAAGCCTGATGAATCAATTGCCAACAACACACACCAATGTGATAGCCTTTGACAATGAACTCACCCAACAAAGCACTTGATGGACGTCTCGAATTCCACTCAAAGAGACGCTCTTCGATTCTTACAAACACAAGGAATTGCAAGACCCAGGGTGGAGGGGATCTCCCAATCCTAGGGGTGGCTTAGAAGCTCAAACCCTAGGAAAGGAGCAAAGCTCAACTAGTTCTCAGTTCTTGTCTGAAGATGGGGGCAGCCATCTATTTATACTATTGGTTGGCCCATTACAAAAGTCCATTTAGCATCACTTGAGCAGTAGAAGATGGGGCTGCACATGTAGGACATGTCCTGGGAGATGTCCTCAAGGTTCAGATTCGTGGCTGCACATAGGGGACATGTACTGAGACTTGTCCTCCATTTTTAGACTTGTAGTTGCATGTCCTGAGGCTTGTCCTTCATGTCCAGCTCCTTCCAACACGTACTCGAGCTCCTTTCCTTCATCCATCTCCTCAAATCTAGGGATACACCTTGTTGATATGTCATGTAGAATCACATTCTCATGAATATTAGATGGAGTCTCAAGTAGGAAAAGATTCACCTGATGTTGTATTTGTTTAGCACGAGCTCTTGTGATTGGTCCTACTTGAGTTGGTGACATCGTATTGAGCTCGTGtgatgccccccccccccccccccccacgcCCTCTTGAGAAGGAGTCGACCCCTTGCATATTTTAGCCCCTTTAGCATTCTCTTTTGCATGCAAAACAGTTCAATATCTCAAAAAACATTGTTTAGGTTAGATATTTGTTGTATCGTTTATACTACTGTTACATAAAATAAAGCTTATGCTGAATCAAGTCGTTTACTGTTTAgcatttaatatttttatcAAGTAGTTAAGCAATTACATTCTGAATCAAATTTTTGTTGCTATGTACTATTTTCAAGTTGAAAGTTTATCCCATCTCCTATGCCTACAAAATCACAAGACTTTGTATTTGCTTATTGCCTTATTGATATATTTTCATGCTAATTTGGAGGTGCTGGGCAAAGAGAATGAAATGAATCTGACAAAGATAgccccttctttttctttgaaaccAATTGAGATGAATTCTGGACAGATTTGCCTTCCAATATTTGACTCCAAGAAGCTAATAGCTGAGGTACAATGtttgcttttattttttctacatTTCGTTTGTTTAAAATTTATTTAGATCATTTGTTCAATTGTTGCTTAATGATGACTGTAGGAATGTTCAGTGCTTCATCTTGTGCATTTATCTGGATTTGTTCCCTCATGTGGATCTTTGATTCAACACACAGTTGAGCATCCGCttatttcaaatgatttgCTTCTACCTTGTCCTCAAGATATATCACAACTCCATGGTTTTAACAGCAATCTTTCTGAGTTCCTACAAAGGTACCCCGCGACATAGCAGGCTGCTGTTCTAGGAAGTAACCCTGAAACAATATATAGAGATATCACAGATTCTTTCAGGGTTTTTTCAAGATCTTTGATTTTGATTGCAGGAGCAGCTATAAAACACAAGCTATGCATTAGAGGACTAGGTATAGAAAAAATCTTAGTAAAACAAGGAGTGGCGAGACTCCATGATGTTGAGCTTGTTCCATATTCAGAAGTAGGGGCACTTACAATGTTTCGGCGAATAAGACGAGTGCTTACAGGATGCATGCCTGAAGGTATTCCGGATGATGTCAAACTAGTGCTGAGTCTTTTGAAAGACAACCCTTTGGAAGCATATGACCTGATAGCCCACAGCCCTGCATGGATTCCAGCATGGGATAGGTGTCATTATCTTGAGGACACTTACAGTTTGTTCAAATCTGATCTCTCTCTTGAGTCAAGGATAATTTTCGCTAATACTCTTCAGTCGCTGCTAGCGAATTGGAGAGAGGAAATGGAACAAAATAGCCTTCTAGATGCGCACAACCGACGAATGCCTAAAGGttatgaaaataaaacaaaagaacaacAAGAGAAAGACAGGGAACATGTCAAGAACAGAAAGATAGAGGCTCTGAAGAAGGAAATCTTGGAGAAGGGTATCACGGCCTCGGATGATGACTTACGTTCA
This is a stretch of genomic DNA from Brachypodium distachyon strain Bd21 chromosome 1, Brachypodium_distachyon_v3.0, whole genome shotgun sequence. It encodes these proteins:
- the LOC100844534 gene encoding uncharacterized protein LOC100844534 isoform X2; amino-acid sequence: MYWDERRLPIMASVVPKGNNSTPACMPQLTAAPNPTDKPQQQPTDSEHESAHSEHESSRKQWLEDSHKHLWKRYQFSETSKVDYVTNNIVESFNSWIREEKSLPVILLFDRIRQMIMEKMELRRRVAYKMRGKILPSAIKAANAKSRGLPYVHRFSNRGQDNVALLAEVQGVDKDLQPWRHALDLTNRTCTCRQWQVTGLPCYHVVHVITSMRNPKMENYIDDCYSVHKFQKAYENCVGPMTDRQQWPKVDPGFKLWPPILKRAAGRPRVRRYKGWEEGGGNSRRTVTCKRCHQKGHMQKTCNETVLDPNAPPPAPTKPKRVRDRSKKKAIEVETQAEQIEAPTAHGEATSLVIWTTPSKASTPTIDISSPMTRSRMKQLGLDATMRKVSEVAAKRKATKKTTHKLDVKKAKK
- the LOC100844534 gene encoding uncharacterized protein LOC100844534 isoform X1 gives rise to the protein MYWDERRLPIMASVVPKGNNSTPACMPQLTAAPNPTDKPQQQPTDSEHESAHSEHESSRKQWLEDSHKHLWKRYQFSETSKVDYVTNNIVESFNSWIREEKSLPVILLFDRIRQMIMEKMELRRRVAYKMRGKILPSAIKAANAKSRGLPYVHRFSNRGQDNVALLAEVQGVDKDLQPWRHALDLTNRTCTCRQWQVTGLPCYHVVHVITSMRNPKMENYIDDCYSVHKFQKAYENCVGPMTDRQQWPKVDPGFKLWPPILKRAAGRPRVRRYKGWEEGGGNSRRTVTCKRCHQKGHMQKTCNETVLDPNAPPPAPTKPKRVRDRSKKKAIEVETQAEQIEAPTAHGEATSLVIWTTPSKASTPTIDISSPMTRSRKRQLDLDSAAIHGMCTPTKQLACTVDSNSPMTRSRMKQLGLDATMRKVSEVAAKRKATKKTTHKLDVKKAKK
- the LOC104581821 gene encoding uncharacterized protein LOC104581821, encoding MHIFEGVIKVCCPVAPLASRYVRGYANPSSASLAPKRRWLGFKGTADAPGGIQPSSSPWPSRGAEMERGIRIRLVRAKRKRKAGAPQLPGLSATPKATSTPDANVTDLIPRQRRLSHENTDANRVKDIVLGHHSNIMPRHRKLLTDIASLIPHMPDIEINDDRSTFLERVTSSCVIYMEWVELEECVYMWIGDKEKVFKIELLAVFESRSKVVACKNPLLSFSCGFDDVEYWNDF